Proteins co-encoded in one Melanotaenia boesemani isolate fMelBoe1 chromosome 23, fMelBoe1.pri, whole genome shotgun sequence genomic window:
- the hcfc2 gene encoding host cell factor 2 isoform X1 encodes MNACVEEPQWRKVHSVTGVVPRSRHGHRAVAIRELIIVFGGGNEGIAEDLHVYNTVSKQWFLPAVRGDIPPGCAAHGFACEGTRVLVFGGMVEYGKYTNSLYELQASRWLWKKLKPRAPRNGLPPCPRIGHSFTLVGNKCYLFGGLANDSEDPNGNVPRYLDDFYELELQAVSGVRGWNIPETKGGCPSARESHTCVGYTGLGSPKLYIFGGMQGYRLNDIWQLDLDLMVWSTPETRGPTPLPRSLHSANMIGNKMYVFGGWIPVPESDKHVSSEAEWICTNSLSALNFDTMWWESLDPEQQDDVESQLQSQGPHSDDLYACRPRARAGHCSTAVGSRLYIWSGRDGYRKSWNYQVCCKDLWYLETDLPASPEPVMLIKSTVSMLHVAWRPLAAADCYILQIQPVFPPGPAGHSPLAKPVEPTGADGQSGKNKYPAGIQSLQPKNEGNTGQEEKASTQNNLVQQDKSVEASNGLEETQAKAEREVKDSDSKRCTAGQEPSAAENSSSADKQSASTDKAGDLYTHPDQVQGTPDEAVWFDVGVFKTLFCEVNCFFLPAESDQVTSTVGGRPTNNKEKKLPGPQDYQGREKKELTPGQTYRFRVAGINCFGQGDFSPISEFKTCQPGFPGAPSAVKITKANDSVQINWEAPTSPSGRILEYSMYLAVRKSRSSSSERPGQMAFIRIYRGTKTFCSVSSTNLENAHIDSSSSNRPAIVFRIAAKNEQGYGPATQIRWIQDPIKLRAPACGAEADQDAADSSS; translated from the exons ATGAACGCCTGTGTCGAGGAGCCGCAATGGAGGAAAGTTCATTCCGTTACCGGGGTGGTACCGCGCTCCAGACACGGACACCGTGCAGTTGCAATCCGGGAACTGATTATTGTATTTGGTGGTGGAAACGAGGGGATAGCGGAAGACCTTCATGTTTACAACACTG TCTCCAAGCAGTGGTTTCTTCCTGCTGTGAGGGGTGACATCCCTCCTGGCTGCGCTGCCCATGGCTTTGCCTGTGAAGGCACCCGAGTATTAGTATTTGGTGGTATGGTTGAGTATGGGAAATACACCAACAGCCTTTATGAACTTCAG GCCAGCCGCTGGCTGTGGAAGAAGCTGAAGCCAAGGGCACCTAGAAACGGCTTGCCCCCATGCCCTCGGATTGGACACAGTTTTACTCTTGTGGGTAATAAGTGTTACCTGTTTGGAGGGCTGGCCAATGACAGTGAGGATCCCAATGGCAATGTGCCAAG gTACCTGGATGACTTTTATGAGTTGGAGTTGCAGGCAGTGTCAGGGGTGAGAGGCTGGAACATCCCTGAGACAAAGGGTGGTTGTCCTTCTGCTAGAGAGTCTCATACCTGTGTTGGCTACACTGGCCTTGGTTCCCCGAAGCTTTACATCTTTGGAGGGATGCAAGGATACCGGTTAAATGATATCTGGCAGCTTGATCTTG ACTTGATGGTTTGGTCGACACCTGAAACAAGAGGTCCCACTCCACTTCCCAGAAGTCTTCACTCTGCTAATATGATAGGGAATAA GATGTATGTTTTTGGTGGCTGGATCCCTGTTCCAGAGTCAGACAAACATGTTTCCTCAGAAGCCGAATGGATCTGCACAAACTCATTAAGTGCACTCAACTTTG ACACCATGTGGTGGGAAAGCCTTGACCCAGAGCAGCAGGATGATGTTGAGTCCCAGCTGCAGAGCCAGGGTCCTCACAGCGACGACCTGTATGCCTGCAGGCCCAGAGCCAGGGCCGGCCATTGTTCTACCGCTGTCGGCTCCAGGCTTTACATCTGGAGCGGCCGTGACGGATACCGCAAGAGCTGGAATTACCAGGTGTGCTGCAAGGACCTCTGGTACCTGGAGACAG ATCTACCAGCTTCCCCAGAGCCAGTGATGCTCATTAAATCCACTGTCAGCATGCTGCATGTTGCATGGCGCCCCCTGGCTGCTGCAGACTGCTACATCCTTCAAATCCAGCCTGTGTTTCCTCCCGGGCCTGCTGGCCACAGTCCACTCGCCAAACCAGTCGAGCCAACCGGAGCAGATGGGCAGAGTGGGAAAAACAAATATCCTGCAG gCATCCAGTCCCTCCAGCctaaaaatgaaggaaatacGGGTCAAGAAGAAAAAGCATCAACTCAG aataatttaGTGCAGCAGGATAAGTCAGTTGAGGCCTCAAATGGATTAGAAGAAACTCAAGCGAAGGCAGAAAGAGAAGTGAAGGACTCAGACTCCAAACGCTGCA CTGCTGGACAGGAGccatcagcagcagaaaacagcagctcagcag acaAACAATCTGCTTCCACTGACAAAGCAGGAGATTTGTACACTCACCCAGATCAG GTTCAGGGGACCCCAGATGAAGCAGTGTGGTTTGATGTTGGTGTGTTCAAAACACTCTTCTGTGAGGTCAACTGCTTTTTTTTACCTGCTGAAAGCGACCAGGTAACGTCAACAGTCGGTGGTAGACCCACAAATAATAAAGAG AAGAAGCTACCTGGGCCTCAGGACTATCAGGGGCGGGAGAAGAAGGAGCTGACTCCAGGTCAGACCTACAGGTTCAGAGTTGCAGGCATCAACTGCTTTGGCCAGGGAGATTTTAGCCCAATCAGCGAGTTCAAGACATGCCAACCCGGCTTTCCTGGAGCGCCCTCTGCTGTCAAGATAACCAAG gcCAATGATTCTGTCCAAATCAACTGGGAGGCTCCCACATCGCCATCAGGTCGGATCCTGGAGTATTCCATGTATCTGGCGGTAAGGAAGAGCCGCTCCTCAAGCTCGGAGCGGCCAGGTCAAATGGCTTTCATCCGGATATATCGCGGCACCAAGACATTCTGCTCCGTCAGCTCCACCAACTTGGAAAACGCCCACATCGACAGCTCCTCATCCAACCGGCCAGCCATCGTCTTCAGAATTGCTGCAAAGAACGAGCAAGGCTACGGCCCCGCAACACAGATCCGCTGGATTCAAG ATCCAATTAAATTGCGGGCACCTGCCTGCGGTGCTGAGGCGGACCAGGATGCTGCAGACAG CTCCAGCTGA
- the hcfc2 gene encoding host cell factor 2 isoform X3 has protein sequence MNACVEEPQWRKVHSVTGVVPRSRHGHRAVAIRELIIVFGGGNEGIAEDLHVYNTVSKQWFLPAVRGDIPPGCAAHGFACEGTRVLVFGGMVEYGKYTNSLYELQASRWLWKKLKPRAPRNGLPPCPRIGHSFTLVGNKCYLFGGLANDSEDPNGNVPRYLDDFYELELQAVSGVRGWNIPETKGGCPSARESHTCVGYTGLGSPKLYIFGGMQGYRLNDIWQLDLDLMVWSTPETRGPTPLPRSLHSANMIGNKMYVFGGWIPVPESDKHVSSEAEWICTNSLSALNFDTMWWESLDPEQQDDVESQLQSQGPHSDDLYACRPRARAGHCSTAVGSRLYIWSGRDGYRKSWNYQVCCKDLWYLETDLPASPEPVMLIKSTVSMLHVAWRPLAAADCYILQIQPVFPPGPAGHSPLAKPVEPTGADGQSGKNKYPAGIQSLQPKNEGNTGQEEKASTQNNLVQQDKSVEASNGLEETQAKAEREVKDSDSKRCTAGQEPSAAENSSSADKQSASTDKAGDLYTHPDQVQGTPDEAVWFDVGVFKTLFCEVNCFFLPAESDQKLPGPQDYQGREKKELTPGQTYRFRVAGINCFGQGDFSPISEFKTCQPGFPGAPSAVKITKANDSVQINWEAPTSPSGRILEYSMYLAVRKSRSSSSERPGQMAFIRIYRGTKTFCSVSSTNLENAHIDSSSSNRPAIVFRIAAKNEQGYGPATQIRWIQDPIKLRAPACGAEADQDAADSSS, from the exons ATGAACGCCTGTGTCGAGGAGCCGCAATGGAGGAAAGTTCATTCCGTTACCGGGGTGGTACCGCGCTCCAGACACGGACACCGTGCAGTTGCAATCCGGGAACTGATTATTGTATTTGGTGGTGGAAACGAGGGGATAGCGGAAGACCTTCATGTTTACAACACTG TCTCCAAGCAGTGGTTTCTTCCTGCTGTGAGGGGTGACATCCCTCCTGGCTGCGCTGCCCATGGCTTTGCCTGTGAAGGCACCCGAGTATTAGTATTTGGTGGTATGGTTGAGTATGGGAAATACACCAACAGCCTTTATGAACTTCAG GCCAGCCGCTGGCTGTGGAAGAAGCTGAAGCCAAGGGCACCTAGAAACGGCTTGCCCCCATGCCCTCGGATTGGACACAGTTTTACTCTTGTGGGTAATAAGTGTTACCTGTTTGGAGGGCTGGCCAATGACAGTGAGGATCCCAATGGCAATGTGCCAAG gTACCTGGATGACTTTTATGAGTTGGAGTTGCAGGCAGTGTCAGGGGTGAGAGGCTGGAACATCCCTGAGACAAAGGGTGGTTGTCCTTCTGCTAGAGAGTCTCATACCTGTGTTGGCTACACTGGCCTTGGTTCCCCGAAGCTTTACATCTTTGGAGGGATGCAAGGATACCGGTTAAATGATATCTGGCAGCTTGATCTTG ACTTGATGGTTTGGTCGACACCTGAAACAAGAGGTCCCACTCCACTTCCCAGAAGTCTTCACTCTGCTAATATGATAGGGAATAA GATGTATGTTTTTGGTGGCTGGATCCCTGTTCCAGAGTCAGACAAACATGTTTCCTCAGAAGCCGAATGGATCTGCACAAACTCATTAAGTGCACTCAACTTTG ACACCATGTGGTGGGAAAGCCTTGACCCAGAGCAGCAGGATGATGTTGAGTCCCAGCTGCAGAGCCAGGGTCCTCACAGCGACGACCTGTATGCCTGCAGGCCCAGAGCCAGGGCCGGCCATTGTTCTACCGCTGTCGGCTCCAGGCTTTACATCTGGAGCGGCCGTGACGGATACCGCAAGAGCTGGAATTACCAGGTGTGCTGCAAGGACCTCTGGTACCTGGAGACAG ATCTACCAGCTTCCCCAGAGCCAGTGATGCTCATTAAATCCACTGTCAGCATGCTGCATGTTGCATGGCGCCCCCTGGCTGCTGCAGACTGCTACATCCTTCAAATCCAGCCTGTGTTTCCTCCCGGGCCTGCTGGCCACAGTCCACTCGCCAAACCAGTCGAGCCAACCGGAGCAGATGGGCAGAGTGGGAAAAACAAATATCCTGCAG gCATCCAGTCCCTCCAGCctaaaaatgaaggaaatacGGGTCAAGAAGAAAAAGCATCAACTCAG aataatttaGTGCAGCAGGATAAGTCAGTTGAGGCCTCAAATGGATTAGAAGAAACTCAAGCGAAGGCAGAAAGAGAAGTGAAGGACTCAGACTCCAAACGCTGCA CTGCTGGACAGGAGccatcagcagcagaaaacagcagctcagcag acaAACAATCTGCTTCCACTGACAAAGCAGGAGATTTGTACACTCACCCAGATCAG GTTCAGGGGACCCCAGATGAAGCAGTGTGGTTTGATGTTGGTGTGTTCAAAACACTCTTCTGTGAGGTCAACTGCTTTTTTTTACCTGCTGAAAGCGACCAG AAGCTACCTGGGCCTCAGGACTATCAGGGGCGGGAGAAGAAGGAGCTGACTCCAGGTCAGACCTACAGGTTCAGAGTTGCAGGCATCAACTGCTTTGGCCAGGGAGATTTTAGCCCAATCAGCGAGTTCAAGACATGCCAACCCGGCTTTCCTGGAGCGCCCTCTGCTGTCAAGATAACCAAG gcCAATGATTCTGTCCAAATCAACTGGGAGGCTCCCACATCGCCATCAGGTCGGATCCTGGAGTATTCCATGTATCTGGCGGTAAGGAAGAGCCGCTCCTCAAGCTCGGAGCGGCCAGGTCAAATGGCTTTCATCCGGATATATCGCGGCACCAAGACATTCTGCTCCGTCAGCTCCACCAACTTGGAAAACGCCCACATCGACAGCTCCTCATCCAACCGGCCAGCCATCGTCTTCAGAATTGCTGCAAAGAACGAGCAAGGCTACGGCCCCGCAACACAGATCCGCTGGATTCAAG ATCCAATTAAATTGCGGGCACCTGCCTGCGGTGCTGAGGCGGACCAGGATGCTGCAGACAG CTCCAGCTGA
- the hcfc2 gene encoding host cell factor 2 isoform X2: MNACVEEPQWRKVHSVTGVVPRSRHGHRAVAIRELIIVFGGGNEGIAEDLHVYNTVSKQWFLPAVRGDIPPGCAAHGFACEGTRVLVFGGMVEYGKYTNSLYELQASRWLWKKLKPRAPRNGLPPCPRIGHSFTLVGNKCYLFGGLANDSEDPNGNVPRYLDDFYELELQAVSGVRGWNIPETKGGCPSARESHTCVGYTGLGSPKLYIFGGMQGYRLNDIWQLDLDLMVWSTPETRGPTPLPRSLHSANMIGNKMYVFGGWIPVPESDKHVSSEAEWICTNSLSALNFDTMWWESLDPEQQDDVESQLQSQGPHSDDLYACRPRARAGHCSTAVGSRLYIWSGRDGYRKSWNYQVCCKDLWYLETDLPASPEPVMLIKSTVSMLHVAWRPLAAADCYILQIQPVFPPGPAGHSPLAKPVEPTGADGQSGKNKYPAGIQSLQPKNEGNTGQEEKASTQNNLVQQDKSVEASNGLEETQAKAEREVKDSDSKRCTAGQEPSAAENSSSADKQSASTDKAGDLYTHPDQVQGTPDEAVWFDVGVFKTLFCEVNCFFLPAESDQKKLPGPQDYQGREKKELTPGQTYRFRVAGINCFGQGDFSPISEFKTCQPGFPGAPSAVKITKANDSVQINWEAPTSPSGRILEYSMYLAVRKSRSSSSERPGQMAFIRIYRGTKTFCSVSSTNLENAHIDSSSSNRPAIVFRIAAKNEQGYGPATQIRWIQDPIKLRAPACGAEADQDAADSSS; this comes from the exons ATGAACGCCTGTGTCGAGGAGCCGCAATGGAGGAAAGTTCATTCCGTTACCGGGGTGGTACCGCGCTCCAGACACGGACACCGTGCAGTTGCAATCCGGGAACTGATTATTGTATTTGGTGGTGGAAACGAGGGGATAGCGGAAGACCTTCATGTTTACAACACTG TCTCCAAGCAGTGGTTTCTTCCTGCTGTGAGGGGTGACATCCCTCCTGGCTGCGCTGCCCATGGCTTTGCCTGTGAAGGCACCCGAGTATTAGTATTTGGTGGTATGGTTGAGTATGGGAAATACACCAACAGCCTTTATGAACTTCAG GCCAGCCGCTGGCTGTGGAAGAAGCTGAAGCCAAGGGCACCTAGAAACGGCTTGCCCCCATGCCCTCGGATTGGACACAGTTTTACTCTTGTGGGTAATAAGTGTTACCTGTTTGGAGGGCTGGCCAATGACAGTGAGGATCCCAATGGCAATGTGCCAAG gTACCTGGATGACTTTTATGAGTTGGAGTTGCAGGCAGTGTCAGGGGTGAGAGGCTGGAACATCCCTGAGACAAAGGGTGGTTGTCCTTCTGCTAGAGAGTCTCATACCTGTGTTGGCTACACTGGCCTTGGTTCCCCGAAGCTTTACATCTTTGGAGGGATGCAAGGATACCGGTTAAATGATATCTGGCAGCTTGATCTTG ACTTGATGGTTTGGTCGACACCTGAAACAAGAGGTCCCACTCCACTTCCCAGAAGTCTTCACTCTGCTAATATGATAGGGAATAA GATGTATGTTTTTGGTGGCTGGATCCCTGTTCCAGAGTCAGACAAACATGTTTCCTCAGAAGCCGAATGGATCTGCACAAACTCATTAAGTGCACTCAACTTTG ACACCATGTGGTGGGAAAGCCTTGACCCAGAGCAGCAGGATGATGTTGAGTCCCAGCTGCAGAGCCAGGGTCCTCACAGCGACGACCTGTATGCCTGCAGGCCCAGAGCCAGGGCCGGCCATTGTTCTACCGCTGTCGGCTCCAGGCTTTACATCTGGAGCGGCCGTGACGGATACCGCAAGAGCTGGAATTACCAGGTGTGCTGCAAGGACCTCTGGTACCTGGAGACAG ATCTACCAGCTTCCCCAGAGCCAGTGATGCTCATTAAATCCACTGTCAGCATGCTGCATGTTGCATGGCGCCCCCTGGCTGCTGCAGACTGCTACATCCTTCAAATCCAGCCTGTGTTTCCTCCCGGGCCTGCTGGCCACAGTCCACTCGCCAAACCAGTCGAGCCAACCGGAGCAGATGGGCAGAGTGGGAAAAACAAATATCCTGCAG gCATCCAGTCCCTCCAGCctaaaaatgaaggaaatacGGGTCAAGAAGAAAAAGCATCAACTCAG aataatttaGTGCAGCAGGATAAGTCAGTTGAGGCCTCAAATGGATTAGAAGAAACTCAAGCGAAGGCAGAAAGAGAAGTGAAGGACTCAGACTCCAAACGCTGCA CTGCTGGACAGGAGccatcagcagcagaaaacagcagctcagcag acaAACAATCTGCTTCCACTGACAAAGCAGGAGATTTGTACACTCACCCAGATCAG GTTCAGGGGACCCCAGATGAAGCAGTGTGGTTTGATGTTGGTGTGTTCAAAACACTCTTCTGTGAGGTCAACTGCTTTTTTTTACCTGCTGAAAGCGACCAG AAGAAGCTACCTGGGCCTCAGGACTATCAGGGGCGGGAGAAGAAGGAGCTGACTCCAGGTCAGACCTACAGGTTCAGAGTTGCAGGCATCAACTGCTTTGGCCAGGGAGATTTTAGCCCAATCAGCGAGTTCAAGACATGCCAACCCGGCTTTCCTGGAGCGCCCTCTGCTGTCAAGATAACCAAG gcCAATGATTCTGTCCAAATCAACTGGGAGGCTCCCACATCGCCATCAGGTCGGATCCTGGAGTATTCCATGTATCTGGCGGTAAGGAAGAGCCGCTCCTCAAGCTCGGAGCGGCCAGGTCAAATGGCTTTCATCCGGATATATCGCGGCACCAAGACATTCTGCTCCGTCAGCTCCACCAACTTGGAAAACGCCCACATCGACAGCTCCTCATCCAACCGGCCAGCCATCGTCTTCAGAATTGCTGCAAAGAACGAGCAAGGCTACGGCCCCGCAACACAGATCCGCTGGATTCAAG ATCCAATTAAATTGCGGGCACCTGCCTGCGGTGCTGAGGCGGACCAGGATGCTGCAGACAG CTCCAGCTGA